The following proteins are encoded in a genomic region of Gammaproteobacteria bacterium:
- a CDS encoding efflux RND transporter periplasmic adaptor subunit yields MKPRIWVAVLVVLSVLAGMAVQRYGLNGGKMDRAPATSADVQGKKPKFYRHPMNPAITADKPLKDEMGMDYIPIYDDASNVQGRAIAKGSANVAGGRMPGATGGAAVVTISPAMVNNMGVRTEPAERSVLKRRIAAVGYVSWDEDRIRHIHLRYEGWIERQHVTFVGEEVHKGDLLFEVFSPKLASAQEEYLQAVASGNNFVRSAARVRLRSLGLAEEQIAVLDKTRKAETLIKVYAPADGVVESLGVRQGMFVESSTVVASLVDPASVWVVMDVFPQQAAGLAAGTDAELRVPALPGKVWRGKLEYVYPSADPVTRTIKMRLRFDNPDLLLKPNMFAEAYLHAGDERVALSIPREALIRTGTESRVIVALGEGRFAARTVEAGAEYGERTEIISGLEEGTQVVTSGQFLLDSESNLKAGLQRLSAPDAEKNVVTKGRRAGGAP; encoded by the coding sequence ATGAAGCCGCGGATCTGGGTGGCAGTGCTCGTCGTATTGAGCGTGCTGGCGGGTATGGCCGTGCAACGTTACGGGCTGAACGGGGGAAAGATGGATAGGGCGCCGGCGACTTCCGCTGACGTCCAGGGAAAGAAGCCAAAATTCTACCGGCATCCCATGAACCCGGCGATCACCGCCGACAAGCCCCTCAAGGACGAAATGGGTATGGATTACATCCCGATCTACGATGATGCATCTAACGTACAGGGAAGAGCGATAGCGAAGGGTTCTGCTAATGTTGCGGGAGGCAGGATGCCGGGAGCGACCGGAGGCGCGGCCGTCGTCACCATTTCACCTGCGATGGTCAACAATATGGGCGTACGCACCGAGCCTGCGGAGCGCAGTGTGTTAAAGCGGCGCATCGCCGCCGTGGGTTACGTGAGCTGGGATGAGGACCGTATCCGGCATATTCATCTGCGCTATGAAGGCTGGATCGAACGCCAGCATGTCACGTTTGTGGGTGAAGAAGTGCACAAAGGCGATCTGCTCTTCGAGGTGTTTTCACCCAAACTCGCGAGCGCCCAAGAGGAGTACTTGCAGGCCGTCGCGTCGGGCAATAATTTTGTGCGGAGTGCGGCGCGCGTGCGTTTACGCTCCCTGGGCCTGGCGGAAGAGCAGATTGCCGTCCTGGATAAAACCCGCAAGGCCGAAACGCTGATCAAGGTCTACGCGCCCGCCGACGGCGTGGTGGAATCGCTGGGCGTGCGTCAGGGCATGTTTGTGGAATCCTCCACGGTGGTGGCGAGTCTGGTTGATCCGGCTAGCGTATGGGTGGTGATGGATGTGTTCCCGCAACAGGCCGCCGGTTTGGCCGCCGGTACGGACGCAGAGCTGCGTGTCCCCGCACTGCCCGGCAAGGTGTGGCGCGGCAAACTGGAGTACGTATACCCCAGTGCGGACCCCGTGACGCGCACAATCAAGATGCGCTTGCGGTTCGATAATCCCGATCTGTTGTTGAAGCCCAATATGTTTGCCGAGGCGTACCTCCACGCAGGCGATGAGCGTGTGGCGCTCAGTATCCCGCGCGAGGCGCTGATACGCACCGGCACGGAGAGCCGGGTGATTGTGGCCTTGGGTGAAGGCAGATTCGCGGCGCGCACGGTCGAGGCGGGCGCCGAATACGGTGAGCGCACCGAAATTATTTCAGGTCTGGAAGAAGGGACGCAGGTCGTTACGTCAGGGCAATTTCTGCTCGATTCCGAAAGCAATCTCAAGGCGGGATTGCAACGCCTGAGTGCGCCGGATGCCGAGAAAAATGTGGTGACCAAAGGCCGGCGCGCGGGAGGTGCACCATGA